A single window of Gossypium arboreum isolate Shixiya-1 chromosome 13, ASM2569848v2, whole genome shotgun sequence DNA harbors:
- the LOC108461932 gene encoding protein RGF1 INDUCIBLE TRANSCRIPTION FACTOR 1-like → MINIDQEETSSVREIRPKSRRIMGGGGPDDEDDEDEDMKWPPWLRPLLQTSFFGQCKLHADAHKSECNMYCLECMNGALCSLCLAYHKDHRTIQIRRSSYHDVIRVSEIQKLIDITGIQTYIINNARIVFLNERPQPRLGKGVTNTCHVCHRSLLDSFTFCSLGCKVVGTSKKLIKKGKLSTEMEYSEGESLNISVSIEGIQSIQQSFTPSTPPPTARRRKGVPHRAPMGGSL, encoded by the exons ATGATAAATATCGACCAAGAAGAAACAAGTAGCGTTAGAGAAATCAGACCAAAAAGCAGAAGAATCATG GGAGGAGGAGGACCAGATGATGAAGATGATGAGGATGAGGatatgaagtggccgccatggctgAGACCTCTGCTTCAAACAAGCTTTTTTGGTCAATGCAAGCTGCACGCAGATGCTCATAAGAGTGAATGCAACATGTATTGCTTGGAATGCATGAATGGAGCGCTTTGTTCACTTTGCCTTGCTTATCACAAGGACCATAGAACCATTCAG ATAAGGAGATCATCATACCATGATGTGATAAGGGTTTCAGAGATTCAGAAACTGATAGACATAACAGGGATTCAAACATACATAATAAACAATGCCCGGATAGTGTTCTTGAATGAAAGACCACAGCCTAGGTTGGGCAAAGGTGTTACGAATACCTGCCATGTCTGCCACCGCAGCCTCCTTGATTCCTTCACCTTCTGCTCTCTTGGTTGCAAG GTGGTTGGGACATCAAAGAAGTTGATTAAGAAAGGAAAATTATCCACAGAAATGGAGTACTCCGAAGGTGAGTCGCTAAACATAAGTGTTAGCATTGAGGGTATACAGAGCATACAGCAAAGCTTCACGCCATCGACGCCGCCACCTACGGCCAGGAGGAGGAAGGGAGTACCTCATCGAGCTCCAATGGGAGGCTCATTATAG